A stretch of Apodemus sylvaticus chromosome 18, mApoSyl1.1, whole genome shotgun sequence DNA encodes these proteins:
- the LOC127668740 gene encoding cofilin-1-like, whose protein sequence is MFNDMKVRKSSTPEEVRKHKKAVLFCLNEDKKTIIPGEGKEILVGDVGQTGHDPYTTFVKMQPDKDCRYALYDTAYETKESEKEDLVFIFWAPENAPLKSKRICASYKDAVKKTLTGIKHELQANGYEEVKDRCTLAEKLGGSAVISLEGKPL, encoded by the coding sequence ATGTTCAATGACATGAAAGTTCGTAAGTCTTCAACACCAGAAGAAGTGAGGAAACACAAGAAGGCAGTGCTCTTCTGCCTGAATGAGGACAAGAAGACCATCATCCCGGGGGAGGGCAAGGAGATCCTGGTAGGAGATGTGGGGCAGACAGGGCACGACCCCTACACCACCTTTGTCAAGATGCAGCCAGACAAGGACTGCCGCTATGCTCTCTATGATACAGCCTACGAGACCAAGGAGAGCGAGAAGGAGGACCTGGTGTTCATCTTCTGGGCCCCGGAGAATGCACCCCTTAAGAGCAAAAGGATCTGTGCCAGCTACAAGGATGCCGTTAAGAAGACGCTGACAGGAATCAAGCATGAACTACAAGCTAACGGCTACGAGGAGGTCAAGGACCGCTGCACCCTGGCAGAGAAACTAGGTGGCAGTGCTGTCATTTCCCTGGAGGGCAAGCCTTTGTGA
- the Casp3 gene encoding caspase-3 — translation MENNKTSVDSKSINNFEVKTIHGSRSMDSGIYLDSSYKMDYPEMGLCIIINNKNFYKSTGMTSRSGTDVDAANLRETFMGLKYEVRNKNDLTCEEIMELMDNVSKEDHSRRSSFVCVILSHGDEGVIFGTNGPIDLKKLTSFFRGDYCRSLTGKPKLFFIQACRGTELDCGIETDSGTDEDMTCQKIPVEADFLYAYSTAPGYYSWRNSKDGSWFVQSLCAMLKLYAHKLELMHILTRVNRKVATEFESFSLDSTFHAKKQIPCIVSMLTKELYFYH, via the exons ATGGAGAACAACAAAACCTCAGTGGATTCAAAATCCATTAATAATTTTGAAGT AAAGACCATCCATGGAAGCAGGTCAATGGACTCTGGAATCTATCTGGACAGTAGTTACAAAATGGATTATCCTGAAATGGGCTTGTGTATAATCATTAATAATAAGAACTTCTATAAAAGCACTG GAATGACATCTCGCTCTGGTACTGATGTGGATGCAGCCAATCTCAGAGAGACATTCATGGGCCTGAAATACGAAGTCAGGAATAAAAATGATCTTACTTGTGAAGAGATTATGGAATTGATGGATAATG TTTCCAAGGAAGATCATAGCAGGAGGAGCAGCTTTGTTTGTGTGATTCTAAGCCATGGCGATGAGGGAGTAATTTTTGGGACAAATGGGCCTATTGACCTGAAAAAACTGACTAGTTTCTTCAGGGGCGACTACTGCCGGAGTCTGACTGGAAAGCCGAAACTCTTCTTCATTCAG GCCTGCCGGGGTACAGAGCTGGACTGTGGCATTGAGACAGACAGCGGAACTGACGAGGATATGACATGCCAGAAGATACCAGTGGAGGCCGACTTCCTGTATGCTTACTCCACAGCACCTG GTTACTATTCCTGGAGAAATTCAAAGGATGGCTCGTGGTTCGTCCAGTCACTTTGCGCCATGTTGAAACTGTACGCCCACAAGCTGGAACTGATGCACATCCTCACTCGAGTTAACCGGAAGGTGGCCACGGAATTTGAGTCCTTCTCCCTGGACTCCACTTTTCACGCCAAGAAACAGATCCCATGTATTGTGTCTATGCTCACAAAAGAACTGTACTTTTATCACTAA